A genome region from Rhinopithecus roxellana isolate Shanxi Qingling chromosome 10, ASM756505v1, whole genome shotgun sequence includes the following:
- the NOP2 gene encoding probable 28S rRNA (cytosine(4447)-C(5))-methyltransferase isoform X1, with product MGRKLDPTKKEKRGPGRKARKQKGAETELARFLPAVSDENSKRLSSRARKRAAKRRLGSAEAPKTNKSPEAKPLPGKLPKGIFAGAVQTAGKKGPQSLFNAAQGKKRPAPSSDEEEEEEDSEEDDVVNHGDLWGSEDDADMVDDYGADSNSEDEEEGEELLPIERAAQKQKVREAAAGVQWSEEETEDEEEVTPESGPSKEEEADGGLQINVDEEPFVLPPAGEMEQDAQAPDLQRVHKRIQDIVGILRDFGAQREEGRSRSEYLNRLKRDLATYYSYGDFLLGKLMDLFPLSELVEFLEANEVPRPITLRTNTLKTRRRDLAQALINRGVNLDPLGKWSKTGLVVYDSSVPIGATPEYLAGHYMLQGASSMLPVMALAPQEHERILDMCCAPGGKTSYMAQLMKNTGVILANDANAERLKSVVGNLHRLGVTNTVISHYDGRQFPKVVGGFDRVLLDAPCSGTGVISKDPAVKTNKDEKDILRCAHLQKELLLSAIDSVNATSKTGGYLVYCTCSIMVEENEWVVEYALKKRNVRLVPTGLDFGQEGFTRFRERRFHPSLRNARRFYPHTHNMDGFFIAKFKKFSNSIPQSQTGNSETATPTNVDLPQVIPKSENSSQPAKKAKGAAKTKQQLQKQQRPKKASFQKPNGTSKGADSELSTIPSVRKTQASSRFQDSSQPAGKAEGIRESKVTGKLKQRSPKLQSSKKVAFLKQNAPPKGTDTETPAVLSPSKTQATLKPKEHHHPLGRGKGVEKQQLPEQPFKKAAFQKQNDTPEGPQPPTVSPISSSRPPPAKRKKSQSRGNGQLLLS from the exons ATGGGGCGCAAATTGGACCCTACGAAGAAGGAGAAGCGGGGGCCAGGCCGAAAGGCCCGGAAGCAGAAGGGCGCTGAGACAGAACTCGCCAGATTCTTGCCTGCAG tAAGTGACGAAAATTCCAAGAGGCTGTCTAGTCGTGCTCGAAAGAG GGCAGCCAAGAGGAGGCTGGGCTCTGCTGAAGCCCCTAAGACAAATAAGTCCCCTGAGGCCAAACCATTGCCTGGAAAGCTACCAAAAG GGATCTTTGCAGGAGCTGTCCAGACAGCTGGTAAGAAGGGACCCCAGTCCCTATTTAATGCTGCTCAAGGCAAGAAGCGCCCAGCACCTAGCagtgatgaggaagaggaggaggaagactcTGAAGAAGATGATGTGGTGAACCACGGGGACCTCTGGGGCTCCGAGGATGATGCTGATATGGTAGATGACTATGGAGCTGACTCCAACtctgaggatgaggaggaaggtgAAGAG TTGCTGCCTATTGAAAGAGCTGCTCAGAAGCAGAAGGTCCGGGAAGCTGCTGCTGG GGTCCAGTGGAGTGAAGAGGAGACGGAGGACGAGGAGGAAGTGACCCCTGAGTCTGGCCCCTcaaaggaggaggaggcagatggGGGCCTGCAGATCAATGTGGATGAGGAACCATTTGTGCTGCCCCCTGCGGGGGAGATGGAGCAGG ATGCCCAGGCTCCAGACCTGCAACGAGTTCACAAGCGGATCCAGGATATTGTGGGAATTCTGCGTGATTTTGGGGCTCAGCGGGAGGAAGGGCGGTCTCGTTCTGAATACCTGAACCGGCTCAAGAGGGATCTGGCCACTTACTACTCCTATGGAGACTTCCTGCTTGGCAAGCTCATGGACCTCTTCCCTCTGTCTGAG CTGGTGGAGTTCTTAGAAGCTAATGAGGTGCCTCGGCCCATCACCCTCCGGACCAATACCTTGAAAACCCGACGCCGAGACCTTGCCCAG GCTCTAATCAATCGTGGGGTTAATCTGGATCCCCTGGGCAAGTGGTCAAAGACTGGACTAGTGGTATATGATTCTTCTGTGCCCATTG GTGCCACCCCCGAGTACCTGGCTGGGCACTACATGCTGCAGGGAGCCTCCAGCATGCTGCCCGTCATGGCCTTGGCACCCCAGGAACATGAGCGGATCCTGGACATGTGTTGTGCCCCTGGAGGAAAGACCAGCTACATGG CCCAGCTGATGAAGAATACGGGTGTGATCCTTGCCAATGATGCCAATGCTGAGCGGCTTAAGAGTGTTGTGGGCAACTTGCACCGGCTGGGAGTCACCAACACTGTTATCAGTCACTATGATGGGCGCCAGTTCCCCAAG GTGGTAGGGGGCTTTGACCGAGTGCTGCTGGATGCTCCCTGCAGTGGCACTGGGGTCATCTCCAAGGACCCAGCCGTGAAGACTAACAAG GATGAGAAGGACATCCTGCGCTGTGCTCACCTCCAGAAGGAGTTGCTTCTGAGTGCTATTGACTCTGTCAATGCCACCTCCAAGACAGGAGGCTACCTTGTTTACTGCACCTGTTCTATCATG GTGGAAGAGAATGAGTGGGTGGTAGAGTATGCTCTGAAAAAGAGGAATGTGCGACTGGTGCCCACAGGCCTAGACTTTGGCCAGGAAGGTTTTACCCGCTTTCGAGAAAGGCGCTTCCACCCCAGTCTGCGTAATGCCCGACGCTTCTACCCTCATACTCACAATATGGATGGGTTCTTCATTGCcaagttcaagaaattctccaaTTCTATCCCTCAGTCCCAGACAG GAAATTCTGAAACAGCCACACCTACAAATGTAGACTTGCCTCAGGTCATCCCCAAGTCTGAGAACAGCAGCCAGCCAGCCAAAAAGGCCAAGGGGGCTGCAAAGACAAAGCAGCAGCTACAGAAACAGCAACGTCCCAAGAAGGCCTCCTTCCAGAAGCCGAATGGTACCTCTAAAGGGGCAGACTCAGAATTGTCCACTATACCTTCTGTCAGAAAGACCCAAGCTTCCTCCAGGTTCCAGGATAGCAGTCAGCCAGCTGGAAAAGCCGAAGGGATCAGGGAGTCAAAGGTAACTGGGAAGCTAAAGCAACGATCACCTAAATTACAGTCCTCCAAGAAAGTTGCCTTCCTCAAGCAGAATGCCCCTCCCAAGGGCACAGACACAGAAACACCGGCTGTGTTATCCCCGTCCAAGACTCAGGCCACCCTGAAACCTAAGGAACATCATCACCCCCTTGGAAGGGGCAAGGGGGTTGAGAAGCAGCAGTTGCCAGAGCAGCCTTTCAAGAAAGCTGCCTTCCAGAAACAGAATGACACCCCCGaggggcctcagcctcccactgtgTCTCCCATCAGTTCCAGCCGCCCCCCACCAGCAAAGAGGAAGAAATCTCAGTCCAGGGGCAATGGCCAGCTGCTCCTGTCTTAG
- the NOP2 gene encoding probable 28S rRNA (cytosine(4447)-C(5))-methyltransferase isoform X2, which translates to MGRKLDPTKKEKRGPGRKARKQKGAETELARFLPAVSDENSKRLSSRARKRAAKRRLGSAEAPKTNKSPEAKPLPGKLPKGAVQTAGKKGPQSLFNAAQGKKRPAPSSDEEEEEEDSEEDDVVNHGDLWGSEDDADMVDDYGADSNSEDEEEGEELLPIERAAQKQKVREAAAGVQWSEEETEDEEEVTPESGPSKEEEADGGLQINVDEEPFVLPPAGEMEQDAQAPDLQRVHKRIQDIVGILRDFGAQREEGRSRSEYLNRLKRDLATYYSYGDFLLGKLMDLFPLSELVEFLEANEVPRPITLRTNTLKTRRRDLAQALINRGVNLDPLGKWSKTGLVVYDSSVPIGATPEYLAGHYMLQGASSMLPVMALAPQEHERILDMCCAPGGKTSYMAQLMKNTGVILANDANAERLKSVVGNLHRLGVTNTVISHYDGRQFPKVVGGFDRVLLDAPCSGTGVISKDPAVKTNKDEKDILRCAHLQKELLLSAIDSVNATSKTGGYLVYCTCSIMVEENEWVVEYALKKRNVRLVPTGLDFGQEGFTRFRERRFHPSLRNARRFYPHTHNMDGFFIAKFKKFSNSIPQSQTGNSETATPTNVDLPQVIPKSENSSQPAKKAKGAAKTKQQLQKQQRPKKASFQKPNGTSKGADSELSTIPSVRKTQASSRFQDSSQPAGKAEGIRESKVTGKLKQRSPKLQSSKKVAFLKQNAPPKGTDTETPAVLSPSKTQATLKPKEHHHPLGRGKGVEKQQLPEQPFKKAAFQKQNDTPEGPQPPTVSPISSSRPPPAKRKKSQSRGNGQLLLS; encoded by the exons ATGGGGCGCAAATTGGACCCTACGAAGAAGGAGAAGCGGGGGCCAGGCCGAAAGGCCCGGAAGCAGAAGGGCGCTGAGACAGAACTCGCCAGATTCTTGCCTGCAG tAAGTGACGAAAATTCCAAGAGGCTGTCTAGTCGTGCTCGAAAGAG GGCAGCCAAGAGGAGGCTGGGCTCTGCTGAAGCCCCTAAGACAAATAAGTCCCCTGAGGCCAAACCATTGCCTGGAAAGCTACCAAAAG GAGCTGTCCAGACAGCTGGTAAGAAGGGACCCCAGTCCCTATTTAATGCTGCTCAAGGCAAGAAGCGCCCAGCACCTAGCagtgatgaggaagaggaggaggaagactcTGAAGAAGATGATGTGGTGAACCACGGGGACCTCTGGGGCTCCGAGGATGATGCTGATATGGTAGATGACTATGGAGCTGACTCCAACtctgaggatgaggaggaaggtgAAGAG TTGCTGCCTATTGAAAGAGCTGCTCAGAAGCAGAAGGTCCGGGAAGCTGCTGCTGG GGTCCAGTGGAGTGAAGAGGAGACGGAGGACGAGGAGGAAGTGACCCCTGAGTCTGGCCCCTcaaaggaggaggaggcagatggGGGCCTGCAGATCAATGTGGATGAGGAACCATTTGTGCTGCCCCCTGCGGGGGAGATGGAGCAGG ATGCCCAGGCTCCAGACCTGCAACGAGTTCACAAGCGGATCCAGGATATTGTGGGAATTCTGCGTGATTTTGGGGCTCAGCGGGAGGAAGGGCGGTCTCGTTCTGAATACCTGAACCGGCTCAAGAGGGATCTGGCCACTTACTACTCCTATGGAGACTTCCTGCTTGGCAAGCTCATGGACCTCTTCCCTCTGTCTGAG CTGGTGGAGTTCTTAGAAGCTAATGAGGTGCCTCGGCCCATCACCCTCCGGACCAATACCTTGAAAACCCGACGCCGAGACCTTGCCCAG GCTCTAATCAATCGTGGGGTTAATCTGGATCCCCTGGGCAAGTGGTCAAAGACTGGACTAGTGGTATATGATTCTTCTGTGCCCATTG GTGCCACCCCCGAGTACCTGGCTGGGCACTACATGCTGCAGGGAGCCTCCAGCATGCTGCCCGTCATGGCCTTGGCACCCCAGGAACATGAGCGGATCCTGGACATGTGTTGTGCCCCTGGAGGAAAGACCAGCTACATGG CCCAGCTGATGAAGAATACGGGTGTGATCCTTGCCAATGATGCCAATGCTGAGCGGCTTAAGAGTGTTGTGGGCAACTTGCACCGGCTGGGAGTCACCAACACTGTTATCAGTCACTATGATGGGCGCCAGTTCCCCAAG GTGGTAGGGGGCTTTGACCGAGTGCTGCTGGATGCTCCCTGCAGTGGCACTGGGGTCATCTCCAAGGACCCAGCCGTGAAGACTAACAAG GATGAGAAGGACATCCTGCGCTGTGCTCACCTCCAGAAGGAGTTGCTTCTGAGTGCTATTGACTCTGTCAATGCCACCTCCAAGACAGGAGGCTACCTTGTTTACTGCACCTGTTCTATCATG GTGGAAGAGAATGAGTGGGTGGTAGAGTATGCTCTGAAAAAGAGGAATGTGCGACTGGTGCCCACAGGCCTAGACTTTGGCCAGGAAGGTTTTACCCGCTTTCGAGAAAGGCGCTTCCACCCCAGTCTGCGTAATGCCCGACGCTTCTACCCTCATACTCACAATATGGATGGGTTCTTCATTGCcaagttcaagaaattctccaaTTCTATCCCTCAGTCCCAGACAG GAAATTCTGAAACAGCCACACCTACAAATGTAGACTTGCCTCAGGTCATCCCCAAGTCTGAGAACAGCAGCCAGCCAGCCAAAAAGGCCAAGGGGGCTGCAAAGACAAAGCAGCAGCTACAGAAACAGCAACGTCCCAAGAAGGCCTCCTTCCAGAAGCCGAATGGTACCTCTAAAGGGGCAGACTCAGAATTGTCCACTATACCTTCTGTCAGAAAGACCCAAGCTTCCTCCAGGTTCCAGGATAGCAGTCAGCCAGCTGGAAAAGCCGAAGGGATCAGGGAGTCAAAGGTAACTGGGAAGCTAAAGCAACGATCACCTAAATTACAGTCCTCCAAGAAAGTTGCCTTCCTCAAGCAGAATGCCCCTCCCAAGGGCACAGACACAGAAACACCGGCTGTGTTATCCCCGTCCAAGACTCAGGCCACCCTGAAACCTAAGGAACATCATCACCCCCTTGGAAGGGGCAAGGGGGTTGAGAAGCAGCAGTTGCCAGAGCAGCCTTTCAAGAAAGCTGCCTTCCAGAAACAGAATGACACCCCCGaggggcctcagcctcccactgtgTCTCCCATCAGTTCCAGCCGCCCCCCACCAGCAAAGAGGAAGAAATCTCAGTCCAGGGGCAATGGCCAGCTGCTCCTGTCTTAG